The Nocardia vinacea genome contains the following window.
GACTGCTACACCTATACGGCTCTCGTGACCCTCGAGGACTACGGCTTCTGCGGCAAGGGCGAAGGCGGGGAGTTCGTGTCGACGCCGGGAAACATCGGCCCGGACGGCAAGCTGAAGTTGAATACCGGTGGGGGACAACTATCTTCGTACTACATGTGGGGTATGACTCCGTTGTCCGAGGCGATCCTTCAGGCGCGGGGCCATGCCGGTGCGCGGCAGCAAGAGCAGTATGAGCTGATCTTGGTCTCGGGCAATGGCGGAATCCTCGACCACCACTCGACCCTGATAGTGGGCTCGTGAATTCGGCGGGGTGGAAAGCGGTGGAGGGTTCTCAGACTATGCATATTCAGCCTGTTGTCCGCGATTCCGCTACAGCGGAATTCTTCGACGGAACCGCGCGAGGCGTCTTTCTATTGCGTAGATCCGTAGTATCCGGTGAGGTCGTGACACCGTCGGCAGTACAGGACAGTGCGGGTAACACTGATCTGGAGTGGTTCGAGGCTTCGGGGCGAGGGCGGGTCGTGTCGTGGGCGTTCGTTCCGCAACGGGTCGCCGGCTCGGATACTCCGCTCGAGCTCACGATCGGCTTGGTCGAACTGGACGAGGGACCGTGGTGGTGGACCCAACTCGTCGATATCGACCGAGACGCGGTCGCAGAGGGACTTCGAGTACGCGCAGTATTCCCGAAGTCCGGGCCGGCCGAATCCGATGAATATGTCCCGGTCTTCGCGCGCGTCGAGACGGGTGCATAGCCAACGCGGAGACTGCGTGCGGGCTCAGACGGGATCGGTGACGCCGATCGCCAGTGCGTGCTGCTGCGACTGTGCCCAGGTCATGGGGCGGTTTCCTGTCTCCGCGATCTTGCCGAGACCTTGCCGAGACGGGCACATACGGGATGGACGGAGCGGTACTGCCTGGACGTGACACCGCCCCTGACCTGGACTGCCTAGACGGGAGAACACCCCTTGGAAAGCCGTAGCGATACTGGCAGACAGTGCACGGCAACGGGTCAGTCAGGGCTGTGGAGCAACCCGTTCAACAGTAGGGACGCCAGTTCGTTGAAGGCGTCCGCGGCCGACAGGCCGGTGCGCTCGAGCAGGACGCCGGACTGGACTCCCTCGATGGCGAGTGCGACGAGTTGGGAGGCGAACCTGCCGTCGGTGGCGCGGAAACGACCTGTCCGTATCCCATCGTCGATCAGTTCATGGACGCGTTCGGCCGCGCGGGCGGTGTTGCGCGCGTAGATCTCGGCGGTGGGAGCGAAAGCGACCATGTCCTGGTAGAAGGCATTCGAGTTGCGCCGCATGGCATTCGCGATACCGCCGAGGTACGCGAGGATCTTGGCCTGCGGGTCGGTCTGGGTGGCCACATCGGCTTCGATGCGTTCGGCCGATTCGCCGAAGAACTGTTTGGTCGCCAGTACCACGAGCTGTTCCTTGGTCGCGGCGACGCTGTAGAGGGTGGCCTTGGAGCAATGCAGGCGCTCGGTGAGCTCGCCGATGGTGATGGTGGTGAAACCCTCGCTTAGAAAGATCTCCTGGACCTGACGCAGCAGGTCGTCACGCCGCGCCACATCAACGCGTCGCTTACGGGGAGTGTTGACCGTCGTTTGACGCGCCGAGGCCGTACGAGGCATGAGATCGAGTGTTTCACACCCATCGTCGGGCAGCTGCGAGCAGCGGGCTTTATCCGTCACCATTCCTACGGTACTCTCTTGGGTACCAATGAACTGTTTAACGTACCCACATTGGAGCGGTAGTGAGTCCTGACTATGCAATACGTGTCGGTGAGTTCCTCGAACAATTCGGGACGCCGGATGCGGATGTGGCCTGGTTGCTGTGCGACCGTCATCCGGCATCGGCTCGAGCCCTGATGATCGTCGACGAGCACTTGGCCGCGATCGACTACACCTACGGCGAGCTGGCCGAAGCGTCGCGACGAGCGGCCGCGGTTCTGTCCGCGGCCGGTGTGGGGCGCGGGGATCGGGTCGCGACCGTGATGGGCAAGAGCGCCGAATTGGTCGCGGTCGTGCTCGGTATTTGGCGCTTGGGCGCGGTCTATGTGCCGTTGTTCACCGCGTTCGCCGAGGATGCGATCCGGTCCCGCCTCACCGACGCCGAGGTCAGGCTCGTCGTGGCCGATGAGGATCAGCGGGCGAAAGTGCCCGCAGGTGACTGGAGGCTGATCGTCGCTGGTACCGATTCCCCCGACGGGTTGAGCGCCCGCCTTGTCGCGGCCTCGTGGCAAGGCATCGGCTCGACGCCGGTCGGTGGAGACGGGGCGCTGGTGCACATGTTCACCTCAGGTACTACCGGCAAACCCAAGGGTGTGGTGCATCCGGTGCGCTATGCCGCCGGGTGGCAGAGCTACCTCGAGTTCGGTCTGGGCGTCGCGCCCGACAGCGTTTTCTGGTGCGGCGCCGACCCGGGATGGGCTTACGGGCTCTACACCGCGATCGTGGCTCCCCTGGCGGCCGGTGTGCCGACGCTGCTGCTGCGCGGCGGATTCTCGGCCACCGACACCTGGACGGTGTTGAAGGATCGCGCGGTCACCGATTACACCGCTGCGCCCACGGTCTACCGCGGCCTGCGCGCCTCCGGCCTGCCAGTTCCCCAAGGGCTCGCGCTGCGCCGGCTGTCGAGCGCGGGGGAGCCGCTGACCCAGGAGGTCAACGACTGGGCTCGCGACGCGCTCGGGCTCGAGGTGCACGATCACTACGGCCAGACCGAACTCGGCATGCCGATCGGTTTCCCACACCACCCCAGCCTGCGACGGCCGGTGCTGGCCGGTGCGATGGGAACTTCGCTGCCCGGCTGGGAGATCACCGTCCTGGGCGAGGACGACGACGCACCGGTCGAGTCCGGTCAGACCGGGCGGCTGGCGATCGTGGTCGCGGGCAGTCCGTTGATGACCTTCCGCGGCTATGTCGGAGGGCGCGGCAGCGACCGATTCCGCGCCGGGGGCGCCTATTTCCTGACCGGTGACATCGCCTCGATCGACGCCGAGGGGCTCGTCCGGTTCTCCGCCCGCGACGACGACGTCATCATCATGGCCGGCTACCGCATCGGCCCGTTCGACATCGAATCCACGCTCCTGCAGCATCCCGCTATCAGCGAAGCCGCAGTGGTCGCTGGTCCCGATGAGGTGCGCGGCGAGGTCGTGGAGGCGTTCGTGGTCCTCGCGCCCGGCGCCGCCGTCTCCGACGATCTCGTCCAGCAGCTACAGCAATGGGTCAAGAAGAACTACGCCGCGCATGCCTACCCGCGGCGTATCCATTTCGTGCAGAGCCTGCCCAAGACGCCGAGCGGCAAGATCCAGCGCGCACAGCTGCGGCAGCGGCGCCGCGAGGACGCCGGCCTGGGCGTGGGTGCCCGATGAACCTGCCCGCATCGGTCCTGGTTACCCGTACCGGTCCGATCCGCACCCTGACACTCAACCGCCCCCACCGCCGCAACGCATTGGACCCCGAGCTGATCGATGCTCTGGCTGCCGCGGTGACCGAGGCCGAACAAGATCCGCACACCCGGTGCCTTGTCCTCGCCGGAGCGGGCAAGAGCTTCTGCGCTGGCGCCGACCTGCGGTACTTTCTGAGCCTGGCCGATACCCCAGGTGGGCCGACGCAGTTTCTGCGCCGGGTCTCGGCCGTGGTCACTCGGCTCGAGACCAGCCGCCTGCCGGTGGTGGCCGCCTTGCACGGCCACGCTGTGGCCGGTGGTCTGGAGCTGGCACTGGCCTGTGACGTGGTCGTCGCCGCCGACACGACACTGATCGGCGACGGGCACATCCGCAATAACCTGCTCCCGGCCGCGGGCTCGAGCGTGCGACTGCCACGCAAAATCGGCGACTCCGCGGCGCGGTGGCTGGCCCTGACCGGACAACTGGTCCCCGCCCAGCGGCTCGCCACCACCGGCTGGCTGCACGCGGTGGTGCCCGCCGAGGAACTGCACGCCTGCGCACGAGCCGCCGCGATCGAACTGGCCGAAGCCGGCGGCCCGGCCCAAACCGCGTTCAAGGCCCTCCTGCACACCCTGACCACCATGGACGAAAACCAAGGACTGGCCCGAGAACTCGCCGACTTCGAACAGCACTGGAACACCAACGACGTACCGGCCTCGCTGACCGCGTTCCTGCAACGCCGATCAGCCTGAAGGTATACCGTGCCGCTATCACATTCCTGGGAGTGCAATGAACCGCTACACCGATCAAGTCGTCCTCGTGACCGGCGGAGCCCAAGGGCTCGGCGCGGGCATGGCCGAGCGATTCGCGGCCGAAGGAGCAATCGTAGCCATCGGTGACGTCAACGACGTCGCCGCCCGTGACCTCGCTGACCGCCTGGAAAAGGAATTCGGACGCACCTGCCTGGCACATCCGGTCGACGTCACCTCCTCGGAAGATGTCAACGCCTGGATCGAAGCCGTCGTCCGTGCGCACGGCCGTATCGATGTCCTGGTCAACAACGCCGGAATCATCCGCGACAACCGGATCGAGGACATCGACGACACCGACTGGCACTCGGTATTGGATGTCTCCCTCTCGGGGGCCTTCTTCTGCGCCCGAGCGGTGTTGCCGCACATGCGATCACGCAACTACGGCCGGATCGTCTCGTTCTCCTCGATGAGCTGGCGCGGCAACTTCGGCCAAGCCAACTACGTCGCCGCCAAAGCGGGCATCGTCGGACTCACCCGCACCCTCGCACTCGAAACCGCCCGCCAGGGCATTACCGCCAATGCCATCGCCCCCGGCCTCATCGAAACACCCATGCTCGCTTCGATGAACACCGCGGCCCGCGAAAAGCTGATCGTCAAAGTGCCCCAACGCAAGACCGGACAGCCCCAAGACATCGCCGAGGCCGCCGCCTACCTGTGCTCACCGGCCGCCGGATACGTCAGCGGAGTAGTACTCGACGTCGACGGAGGCTTGGGTATCGGCTCATCGATCCGGTAGCGGAAACCGACCGCAGCGGCGGTTCACACTCCGATGGCCTAGCCGATGATGACCTTCACGACCCGGCTGCTGGCAGACCGGTGGAGCTGCCGCGGTTTCCTGCCGGAACCGGTATCACGCGAGACCATCACGCGGGTTCTCGATCTGGCTCGTCGGTCGCCGTCATGGTGTACGTCGGAGATGAACCGGCGTCAGGGCAGTTTGATTGCCGACATGTACATTTCGAGGGTTGGTCGGTAGAGGTCGACGTCATCGAGTTGGGTTCCCAGCGCGACCGAGTCGGTGGTGGCGATGAGCACGCGGGCGAACGTCAGTGGGGGAATCAGCAGGGTCGCGCCGATTCGATCGAGGCCCTCGACGATGAATCGTGCCAGGGCTTCGGCGACCTCGACTCGTTTGGTTGCGACTCGTTCCCGGGCCTCGGGGTTGCGCAACAGGTACAGAGTGAATTCGTAGCCCAGCGCGGCGGACTCGGCGCCGCGGTCTTCAGCGAGTTGGCGCCACCGCTGGGCGACTTGGTCGAGTTCGTGCGCTCCCACCTGGCTTGCTGCCGATAGCAGTTCGGTGAATGTATCGAAGTAGCGCTGCCAGTACCGGTCGCTCACCGCTAGGAAGAGTTCTTCCTTCGTGGGGAAGTGCTTGTATATGGCGCCTTTGGTGTAGCCCGCCGCATGAGCGATGTCATCGAGGGTTGCCGCCGTGAACCCTTTTTCGGCAAACACCTCTTGCGCGGCATCCAGCAGGAGCGACCGGGTGCGCTCGAGTCGTCGCTCCCTCGTCCATCGCTCAGCCATGTCAGCGAGTATGCCATGAATCTAAGAAACTATTCCGACGCTTAGATTCTTACTGGTATATTTTCGGACGACAGGCTACTGAAGGAGGGCGACGATGACTGCCTCATCGACGACAGACAGCTACGCCGACACCGAGGTGACAGCTGAAAGGTGTCCGCTCTTCGAGCGGATCCGTGTGGGTTGGACCACGACGATCCCGAAGCAGGCGGCGCGATGAGCGGGCCACTGGACAGGAAGAAGGCGGCCACCGTCACCGAGGAGATCGGCGGAGTCGCCTCATTGGGTGCCAAAGCTCAGTCCACGAGCAAGCCCGTCCGGATCTGGGCGATCGTCGGGGGCTTGATCCTGGCGTTCCAGGTGTACGTGTGGATCCGCTGGGTGTCGGGACCATTTTTCGTGCGGGTGCCCACAGGGCCCAGTGACCCGCCGACGTGGATGAAGACGATCCTCATCACGTGGACGGCCGTGATCCTGGTCGGCTGGCCGATCGGCGTCTACTACTTCATCATCAGGCCCTGGCGGCGTGAGCGGCGGATCACGCTCGACGGCATGCTCCTGGTCGCCTGCGGCCTGCTGTTCTTCCAGGATCCGCTCCTGAACTACTTCAACACGTGGAGTACCTACAACACCTGGATGTTCAATCGGGGATCATGGGTGGCCCACATTCCGGGTTGGCGCTCGTATGCCGAACCGGGCCAGATGATGGCCGAACCGTTGTTGATGAATGCGGCGGGTTATTCCTACGGAGTTCTGCTGTGCACGATCCTCGGATGTTGGATCATGCGCCGTGCGAAGTTGAAGTGGCCGAATATCAGCAACCTCGGATTGATCGGCGTTCTCATCGTGTGGACGTTCTTCTTCGATCTAGTCATCGAGGGCTTCTTCCTGATGCCGACGGGACTTTTCACTTACCCCGGCGCAATTCAATCCCTGTCGGTCAATGCCGGCACCTACTACCAATGGCCGATCTATGAAGGACTCATGTGGGGAGGTGTCCAGGCAGGTCTGTGCGCCCTGCGTTATTTCACCGACGATCGTGGCCGGAGCTTCGTCGAACGAGGACTGGAACGGATCCAGGGCGGGGCCGTGAAGCAGCAGGCTACGCGTTTCCTGGCCATTTTCGCGGCATGCAGTCTGTTCTTCTTCGTGTTCTACAACCTTCCCGCGCAGTGGTTCGCCATGCACGCCGATCCCTGGCCCGAGGACATCCAGAAGCGTTCGTACTTCGACATGGGCATCTGCGGTGAAGGGACAGGGCGCCTCTGTCCTGACCCTGTTCTGCCGATCCCCGGCAAGAACACCGGCTACATCAATCCGGAAGGCCGGCTCGTTCTCCCTGAGGGTGCAGAGCTTCCGGAAGTCGTTCCATTCGAGCGAGGAAATTAGTATGTCGACCAGTCAATCCACCGCTGTACTCCCGGTTTTGGAAGCACCGTTCTACCGGCCGGTCGGCGACGAGGTAGCAGTCTTTCGGGCCGCGGCCCGACGCGGTTCGCCAGTACTGTTGAAGGGCCCAACAGGATGCGGGAAGACACGCTTCGTGGAGGCCATGGCCCACGAACTCGGGCGCGAGCTGATTACCGCCGCGGGCCACGAGGACATGACCTCGGCGGACCTGGTTGGCCGTTTCCTGCTAAAGGGTGGGGAAACGGTCTGGGTGGACGGCCCGTTGACCCGGGCCGTGCGCGAGGGCGCCATCTTCTATCTGGACGAGGTGGTCGAGGCGCGCCAGGACACCACCGTGGTCATTCATCCGCTCGCCGATCACCGCCGTGAACTGCCGATCGATCGACTCGGCACGACACTGCGGGCGGCCCCCGACTTCCAGCTGGTCATCTCCTACAATCCCGGCTACCAGAGCGTCCTGAAGAGCCTCAAAGAGTCGACCCGCCAGCGTTTCGTTGCCATCGAACTCGACTTCCCGCCCGCCGAGGTCGAGACCGAAGTTGTCGCCGTCGAAGCCGGGATCGGATCGGAGACCGCGACAGCGCTGGTCGAACTCGGTCACGCCATTCGAAACTTGGATGGCTCACCGCTGCGTGAAGTGGCCTCCACCCGGTTGTTGATCCTCGCGGGCGGTCTGGTCGCTGAAGGGCTGAGCCTGCGCAGTGCGGTGCGGTCGGCCGTTGTCCAAGTGCTCTCGGACGATCAGGATGTCGTCCGTGCCCTCGGCGAACTCATCGACGCCGTCCTGCCGCGACCATGAACGTTTCCAATCCGAACCGCCACGACCGGTTTCGCCTCCTTGCCACCTTCATCGCCGGCCGCGCTGTCGAAGTTGCGGAGGCACCGGCTGGTCAGCCTGCTTACACCAACGGCCAGATCATCTTCGTCTCAGCGGGCCGCTCGGTCGCCGAGCAGCGCCGCGAGATGCTGCTCCAGACCGCGCTGCTCGGTGCGGGGAGTCTGGATCAGCGATTGGTGAATGCGCTTCGGGCCCGTCCGGCGGTGGCGCGGCGCTACCTGGCGCTGGAAGGTCGGCGAGTGATCGTCGACCTCGCCGAGCGGATTCCACTCGCAGCTGGGCTCGGTCCGCACGAGCCTCCGGCCACCTCGAGCGCCGAGGAGTCGCTCGAGGTGGCCGGAGGCCGAGTACCGGTGGCCGACCCACCGGAGTGGTTCGGTGCCATCAAGCCCTCCCGATTGCTGGCACGCCGTGCCGCACCGGGCGCGCGGGCCACGAACAAAGAGCTGCGCTTGGAATTCGATCCGATCGACTTACCCGAGGCCGACGACGATGGCAGTGAGCAGTCCGGGAGGAGCAAGATTCTCGCATTGTTCGAAAATCCGCTGTTCAACTCGCGGGCGCTGTCGGACAAACTCCGCAAGCTGTTCGGCAACTCCCGGGCACCCGGGGATGGCTCCGCTGGTGCGGAGATGCAGGTTCGTGCCGTTCGACGGGTGCACCAGGTGGGAGTCGATGCCCGGCCGCTGCCAACACGGATCCAGTTCACCGATGACGGCAAGCCCGGCGCCACGCTGGGCGTAGGTGGAGCGCTTTATCCGGAGTGGGATGTCCACAACCATCGGTATCGGCCCGAGTGGTGCCGGGTCATCGACTTCCCGCTGACAGTCGCCGCCGATATCTCCGCGGCCGGTGTTCCGCTCGACGACGTGCTCCGGCGACGCTTGTCGCGAATCGGCCTGGGCCCCAAGGTTCTGCGCGGCCGTCCCGATGGCGACGAGCTCGATATCGAGGCGCTCATCGATATGTTCGTCGATCTGCGTTCGGGCTACTCGTCGCCGGAAAACATCTATCTGGAACGCCGCAAACTCGGGCGTAATCTCGGCGTCCTCATTCTGCTCGATGCCTCCGGGTCGGCCACCGATACCGATACCGAAGGCCTTGCTGTACACGACCACCAGCGGCGGGCAGCCGCGACATTGGCCGTTACGCTCGAAGAGCTCGGCGACCGCGTCGCGGTCTACGCGTTTCGCTCACAGGGGCGCCACGCTGTTCATCTACCGGCGATCAAGACGTTCGGACAGCGTTTCGGCGCGGTCGGGCGAGCCCGGCTCAACCAGCTCCAACCATCGAACTACACGCGCCTGGGTGCAGGCATCCGCGGTGCGGGCGAAATCCTCAAAACTGAAGCAGGCACTGAAAACCGGCTGCTGGTGGTCCTTTCGGACGGCTTTCCCTATGACGATGGCTACGAGGGCCGCTACGCCGAAGCCGATGCCCACAAGGCACTCGAAGAACTCCGCGCCGACGGTGTCGCCTGCCTCTGCCTTTCGATCGGCGCCACCACCGGTACCGATGCCCTCGAACGCGTCTTCGGTTCCGTCAGCTATGCCAGCGCCGCGACCCTGAGCGATTTGAGCCCGCGGATGGATGAGTTCTTTTTGTCTTCCCTCAGGGAACTCGCCGCACCGAAACCGCGGTAGCGATGAGAGGAGTTCGAGTGCGGTAGCGGGTGCGGCTCTTGCCTCCGATGCGATGCGGCGTGGACTCAGCGCCGTGACGGTTGGCGGCCCTACGGCGATGTGGGTTGGCGTCGTTCGCCTTCGACATCACGCAGGAAGGATTCGATCAGCTCGATTGCCTCGTCGTGTGCGGTATCGACGTCGAACGCTTCTTCCATACGCAGGAAACGCGACACGCTGGACATGAGTAGGACCAGTGCTCCCGGGGTGTAGGTTTCGGCGGCGGGGCCGTAGTCGCCGAGAACCTTGGTGACGGCGTCGAGTTGCATGGCGCGGAAGCGTCGGGAGGAGTTGGCGATCTCGGTGCGGATGGCCTTGCGGTGGTTGGCCAGCGCGACGAATTCCATGGTCAACGCGGTGTGGGATTGGTCGTGGATGGCTTCCCACAAGGCCCACAGTGGCTGAGGTGAGGCCAGTGCCTCGAGTTGGCGTTGGTAGCTGCGGTCGGCTCCGCGGCGGAACAGTTCGATGAACAGATTGTCCATATTGCCGAAGTAGTAGTGATACAGGGCGGAATTCGCTTCCGCGCGTGCGGCCACGCGCCGGGTGCTGACCGCCGCGTAGCCCTCTTCCCGCATGATTTGCTCGGCGGCGTCGAGCAGGGCGCTTCGTGTCGGTGAGTCCTCGGCGTCGGATGCGCGAGCGGGCTTCATGGTGTTGGCCTCCCAGGTGTGTGAGGCACGAAGCCTGTGGTGTCGTCGCGATCGTGTGGTTCGTGGTTGCGCAAATAGAAGGTAACGCGCGCTCTTGCCCGTTCGGTCTCCGGCCGCGATCGAGGCGGCCGATGGGTCGGCGACCGTGCTTTCGCAAGTCGCTTGACAGCGGTGAACCAGGTCACGTATATCTTAATCACCTGATTGAATTAATCAGTCGCTTAAGGCCTCTGATGTGGGTCTTCGCGGTCATTCGATGTCCCCGGCGCAACCTCGATCGCTGTCGGGCCGAACGAAGAATGTGGTGTCGCGCGTGGCATATCTCCCTACTCTCATCTCGGCGGTACGACGGCCTCCGCTGTGGATCCGCACCGCCCGCGCTGGCGCGGGAGATGTTCGTGGCGTGCCAGCCGGAGGACTCGAGTACCACAACTTGATCGGCGAGAGGTGTGAACGAGGCACTGGCGAGACCCGCCTTTCGAGCGCGGTCGTTGCCTGCACCGAGCTGAGGTGTATCGCGCAGGAAAATGAAAGTCGTTGTGTTGCAGTAATCGACCGCCGTGATGCTGGCGTTCTCGCTGATCCTCGTATCCACGGTGATCCCCGATGACGGGCACCGTCGCGGTTACCGACCGCGAGGGTGTCGACCGGCGTCCGGCGAAGCGCCCGCGGGTCGCGGTGGTGACCGGCGGAGCCTCGGGGATGGGGTTATCGATCTGTGCGGCGTTCGCTGCCGGCGGGTACCGGGTCGCGGTTCTCGACATCGATGGTGGCGCCGCTCAGCGGGCCGCCGAACAGTTGCGTGCCGCCGACGGCGCGGCGATCGCCTGTGCGGTCGATGTCACCGATCGCGAGGCGGTCGGT
Protein-coding sequences here:
- a CDS encoding CbbQ/NirQ/NorQ/GpvN family protein, with translation MSTSQSTAVLPVLEAPFYRPVGDEVAVFRAAARRGSPVLLKGPTGCGKTRFVEAMAHELGRELITAAGHEDMTSADLVGRFLLKGGETVWVDGPLTRAVREGAIFYLDEVVEARQDTTVVIHPLADHRRELPIDRLGTTLRAAPDFQLVISYNPGYQSVLKSLKESTRQRFVAIELDFPPAEVETEVVAVEAGIGSETATALVELGHAIRNLDGSPLREVASTRLLILAGGLVAEGLSLRSAVRSAVVQVLSDDQDVVRALGELIDAVLPRP
- a CDS encoding AMP-binding protein, translated to MSPDYAIRVGEFLEQFGTPDADVAWLLCDRHPASARALMIVDEHLAAIDYTYGELAEASRRAAAVLSAAGVGRGDRVATVMGKSAELVAVVLGIWRLGAVYVPLFTAFAEDAIRSRLTDAEVRLVVADEDQRAKVPAGDWRLIVAGTDSPDGLSARLVAASWQGIGSTPVGGDGALVHMFTSGTTGKPKGVVHPVRYAAGWQSYLEFGLGVAPDSVFWCGADPGWAYGLYTAIVAPLAAGVPTLLLRGGFSATDTWTVLKDRAVTDYTAAPTVYRGLRASGLPVPQGLALRRLSSAGEPLTQEVNDWARDALGLEVHDHYGQTELGMPIGFPHHPSLRRPVLAGAMGTSLPGWEITVLGEDDDAPVESGQTGRLAIVVAGSPLMTFRGYVGGRGSDRFRAGGAYFLTGDIASIDAEGLVRFSARDDDVIIMAGYRIGPFDIESTLLQHPAISEAAVVAGPDEVRGEVVEAFVVLAPGAAVSDDLVQQLQQWVKKNYAAHAYPRRIHFVQSLPKTPSGKIQRAQLRQRRREDAGLGVGAR
- a CDS encoding nitroreductase family protein, which encodes MTFTTRLLADRWSCRGFLPEPVSRETITRVLDLARRSPSWCTSEMNRRQGSLIADMYISRVGR
- a CDS encoding spirocyclase AveC family protein; this encodes MSGPLDRKKAATVTEEIGGVASLGAKAQSTSKPVRIWAIVGGLILAFQVYVWIRWVSGPFFVRVPTGPSDPPTWMKTILITWTAVILVGWPIGVYYFIIRPWRRERRITLDGMLLVACGLLFFQDPLLNYFNTWSTYNTWMFNRGSWVAHIPGWRSYAEPGQMMAEPLLMNAAGYSYGVLLCTILGCWIMRRAKLKWPNISNLGLIGVLIVWTFFFDLVIEGFFLMPTGLFTYPGAIQSLSVNAGTYYQWPIYEGLMWGGVQAGLCALRYFTDDRGRSFVERGLERIQGGAVKQQATRFLAIFAACSLFFFVFYNLPAQWFAMHADPWPEDIQKRSYFDMGICGEGTGRLCPDPVLPIPGKNTGYINPEGRLVLPEGAELPEVVPFERGN
- a CDS encoding TetR/AcrR family transcriptional regulator; the encoded protein is MAERWTRERRLERTRSLLLDAAQEVFAEKGFTAATLDDIAHAAGYTKGAIYKHFPTKEELFLAVSDRYWQRYFDTFTELLSAASQVGAHELDQVAQRWRQLAEDRGAESAALGYEFTLYLLRNPEARERVATKRVEVAEALARFIVEGLDRIGATLLIPPLTFARVLIATTDSVALGTQLDDVDLYRPTLEMYMSAIKLP
- a CDS encoding TetR/AcrR family transcriptional regulator, which codes for MPRTASARQTTVNTPRKRRVDVARRDDLLRQVQEIFLSEGFTTITIGELTERLHCSKATLYSVAATKEQLVVLATKQFFGESAERIEADVATQTDPQAKILAYLGGIANAMRRNSNAFYQDMVAFAPTAEIYARNTARAAERVHELIDDGIRTGRFRATDGRFASQLVALAIEGVQSGVLLERTGLSAADAFNELASLLLNGLLHSPD
- a CDS encoding SDR family NAD(P)-dependent oxidoreductase — encoded protein: MNRYTDQVVLVTGGAQGLGAGMAERFAAEGAIVAIGDVNDVAARDLADRLEKEFGRTCLAHPVDVTSSEDVNAWIEAVVRAHGRIDVLVNNAGIIRDNRIEDIDDTDWHSVLDVSLSGAFFCARAVLPHMRSRNYGRIVSFSSMSWRGNFGQANYVAAKAGIVGLTRTLALETARQGITANAIAPGLIETPMLASMNTAAREKLIVKVPQRKTGQPQDIAEAAAYLCSPAAGYVSGVVLDVDGGLGIGSSIR
- a CDS encoding nitric oxide reductase activation protein NorD, translated to MNVSNPNRHDRFRLLATFIAGRAVEVAEAPAGQPAYTNGQIIFVSAGRSVAEQRREMLLQTALLGAGSLDQRLVNALRARPAVARRYLALEGRRVIVDLAERIPLAAGLGPHEPPATSSAEESLEVAGGRVPVADPPEWFGAIKPSRLLARRAAPGARATNKELRLEFDPIDLPEADDDGSEQSGRSKILALFENPLFNSRALSDKLRKLFGNSRAPGDGSAGAEMQVRAVRRVHQVGVDARPLPTRIQFTDDGKPGATLGVGGALYPEWDVHNHRYRPEWCRVIDFPLTVAADISAAGVPLDDVLRRRLSRIGLGPKVLRGRPDGDELDIEALIDMFVDLRSGYSSPENIYLERRKLGRNLGVLILLDASGSATDTDTEGLAVHDHQRRAAATLAVTLEELGDRVAVYAFRSQGRHAVHLPAIKTFGQRFGAVGRARLNQLQPSNYTRLGAGIRGAGEILKTEAGTENRLLVVLSDGFPYDDGYEGRYAEADAHKALEELRADGVACLCLSIGATTGTDALERVFGSVSYASAATLSDLSPRMDEFFLSSLRELAAPKPR
- a CDS encoding enoyl-CoA hydratase/isomerase family protein, translated to MNLPASVLVTRTGPIRTLTLNRPHRRNALDPELIDALAAAVTEAEQDPHTRCLVLAGAGKSFCAGADLRYFLSLADTPGGPTQFLRRVSAVVTRLETSRLPVVAALHGHAVAGGLELALACDVVVAADTTLIGDGHIRNNLLPAAGSSVRLPRKIGDSAARWLALTGQLVPAQRLATTGWLHAVVPAEELHACARAAAIELAEAGGPAQTAFKALLHTLTTMDENQGLARELADFEQHWNTNDVPASLTAFLQRRSA
- a CDS encoding OB-fold domain-containing protein, whose translation is MTPSAVQDSAGNTDLEWFEASGRGRVVSWAFVPQRVAGSDTPLELTIGLVELDEGPWWWTQLVDIDRDAVAEGLRVRAVFPKSGPAESDEYVPVFARVETGA
- a CDS encoding helix-turn-helix domain-containing protein, which produces MKPARASDAEDSPTRSALLDAAEQIMREEGYAAVSTRRVAARAEANSALYHYYFGNMDNLFIELFRRGADRSYQRQLEALASPQPLWALWEAIHDQSHTALTMEFVALANHRKAIRTEIANSSRRFRAMQLDAVTKVLGDYGPAAETYTPGALVLLMSSVSRFLRMEEAFDVDTAHDEAIELIESFLRDVEGERRQPTSP